The following proteins are encoded in a genomic region of Corynebacterium atypicum:
- a CDS encoding type VII secretion-associated protein produces the protein MSWVSRTQAEEKRHPNSSALGRIREVAPASRIEATGWGDRREAANGPGEPRVARDDGGASASAQLAGLAPTLLITATEAATIFQADDEVYRNDLPLSGITHGWAIPAIVEQARQLFAETWPEIEVVVDAPEPELEALIRAFVVKGAAAYPADTVREQPLPVPDDLGGPQPGSGTAAVGRFGVFHLALVVVVLLIAGLSWWAIAATTAAPVGQESARRVPGERDAAVRSSTPAPSAPANSAPAEGPAEPTMLHELDTARLVTPAGYRARSDDGAWVLEGPDPDSRIRVVIEPTHGVPKNLVLDALREGIAHDPQLAPAPAPDSAPQAVSYTEQPGDGSQTTWASWVDAGFLISVGCQTRTSATYAQRGACALVWESVSIEEQRAG, from the coding sequence ATGAGTTGGGTTTCTCGCACGCAAGCGGAAGAAAAACGGCACCCGAACAGCTCGGCGCTCGGCCGCATCCGCGAGGTTGCACCCGCCAGTCGAATCGAGGCCACCGGATGGGGGGATCGCCGAGAGGCGGCGAACGGTCCGGGCGAACCCAGGGTAGCGCGCGACGATGGCGGCGCGTCCGCATCCGCTCAGCTGGCGGGTCTTGCTCCCACGCTGCTTATAACTGCGACCGAGGCGGCGACGATCTTCCAGGCTGATGACGAGGTTTACCGCAACGACTTGCCGCTGAGCGGGATAACCCACGGTTGGGCTATCCCGGCGATCGTCGAGCAGGCTCGGCAGCTGTTCGCGGAGACGTGGCCAGAGATCGAGGTGGTGGTAGATGCGCCGGAGCCGGAGCTAGAAGCACTGATCCGGGCATTCGTGGTCAAAGGGGCTGCTGCTTACCCCGCCGATACGGTCCGCGAACAGCCACTGCCGGTGCCCGACGATCTCGGCGGCCCACAGCCGGGCTCCGGCACGGCGGCCGTCGGCCGGTTCGGTGTGTTTCACTTGGCCCTGGTGGTTGTCGTGCTGCTCATCGCAGGGTTGTCCTGGTGGGCGATCGCAGCCACTACGGCCGCGCCCGTAGGCCAAGAGAGCGCGCGGAGAGTACCCGGCGAGCGGGACGCCGCGGTGCGGAGTTCGACCCCCGCGCCCTCGGCGCCTGCTAACTCGGCGCCTGCGGAAGGGCCGGCCGAGCCGACGATGCTCCACGAGCTGGATACCGCACGCCTAGTCACGCCTGCCGGATACCGGGCTCGTTCCGACGACGGCGCCTGGGTGCTTGAAGGCCCGGACCCTGACTCCCGGATTCGGGTGGTTATCGAGCCCACCCACGGAGTGCCAAAGAACCTAGTCTTGGACGCGCTACGCGAGGGCATCGCGCATGATCCGCAGCTCGCCCCGGCCCCTGCGCCGGACTCAGCGCCGCAGGCGGTGAGTTACACAGAGCAGCCCGGAGATGGCTCGCAGACCACCTGGGCGTCCTGGGTGGACGCGGGATTTCTTATCAGTGTTGGGTGTCAGACGCGCACGAGCGCAACATATGCGCAGCGCGGCGCGTGCGCGTTGGTGTGGGAGTCAGTGAGTATTGAAGAGCAACGGGCTGGGTAG
- a CDS encoding WXG100 family type VII secretion target: MAGMLRTESDVMLATAGRVDDTNSQVQGELSRLQSVVDGVRSSWSGSAQASFDQLMARWNTSAKQLQEALSSISETIRGNARSFDAAEADNAQSFASVSGGLAL, from the coding sequence ATGGCCGGAATGTTGAGGACCGAATCCGATGTGATGCTGGCTACCGCCGGCCGCGTCGACGACACAAACAGTCAGGTGCAAGGCGAGCTGTCGCGGCTGCAGTCCGTCGTAGACGGCGTGCGTAGTTCTTGGTCAGGTAGCGCCCAGGCGAGCTTTGACCAGCTTATGGCCCGGTGGAACACCTCGGCCAAACAGCTCCAGGAGGCGCTCAGCTCGATCAGCGAGACGATCCGAGGAAACGCGCGCAGCTTCGACGCAGCCGAGGCGGACAACGCGCAGTCCTTTGCGTCGGTCTCCGGCGGGTTGGCGTTGTAG
- a CDS encoding WXG100 family type VII secretion target, with amino-acid sequence METIKYQFGAISAAAGDIQSTNGRINSLLADLKGHIAPMAATWEGQSAEAYAQAQARWDRAAAELNEVLGSISRVVAHGNDRMADVNRAAAASWG; translated from the coding sequence ATGGAAACGATTAAGTATCAGTTCGGCGCCATCTCAGCAGCGGCGGGAGACATCCAGTCCACCAACGGGCGGATCAACTCGCTGCTGGCCGATCTTAAAGGGCACATTGCTCCGATGGCCGCGACGTGGGAAGGCCAATCGGCTGAGGCCTACGCGCAGGCGCAGGCGCGCTGGGATCGCGCCGCGGCGGAGCTTAACGAGGTTTTGGGATCCATCTCTAGGGTCGTGGCTCACGGGAACGACCGCATGGCGGACGTGAACCGGGCGGCCGCGGCCTCGTGGGGATAG
- the rplM gene encoding 50S ribosomal protein L13: protein MTFHPKSGDITRKWYVIDATDVVLGRLATHAANLLRGKGKPYYAPNVDCGDHVIIINADKVSVTGKKRDREMRYRHSGYPGGLKSMTLGRALDNYPERAIEKTVKGMMPHNKLSRQSIKKLHVFAGSEHPYAGQQPEPYEIKVVSQ, encoded by the coding sequence GTGACTTTCCACCCGAAGAGCGGTGACATCACCCGCAAGTGGTATGTCATCGACGCCACGGACGTGGTCCTGGGTCGCCTTGCCACCCACGCAGCGAACTTGCTGCGCGGTAAGGGCAAGCCATACTACGCCCCCAACGTCGACTGTGGCGATCACGTGATCATCATCAATGCCGATAAGGTTTCCGTCACCGGTAAGAAGCGCGATCGCGAGATGCGCTACCGGCACTCGGGCTACCCGGGTGGCCTGAAGTCCATGACCCTGGGCCGGGCTCTGGATAACTACCCGGAGCGGGCGATCGAGAAGACTGTCAAGGGCATGATGCCGCACAACAAGCTCAGCCGTCAGTCCATCAAGAAGCTGCACGTCTTTGCTGGCTCCGAGCACCCGTATGCCGGCCAGCAGCCCGAGCCCTACGAGATCAAGGTGGTGTCCCAGTGA
- the rpsI gene encoding 30S ribosomal protein S9, whose amino-acid sequence MTEPMNNTENTDNVADAEDLAAAAAATEEFTNTIGDAFAAESEDAEAVSPEPAGIEGPIQTVGRRKRAIVRVVLKPGTGEISCNGRSLEEYFPNKIHQQLIMSPLVLLERTGQFDIKANLKGGGPTGQAGALRLAIARALNKYNPGDRPALKKAGFLTRDARAVERKKAGLHKARRAPQYSKR is encoded by the coding sequence GTGACGGAACCGATGAACAACACCGAGAACACCGACAACGTCGCCGACGCCGAGGACCTGGCTGCTGCCGCTGCCGCGACCGAAGAGTTTACCAACACCATCGGTGACGCTTTCGCCGCAGAGTCCGAGGACGCTGAGGCCGTGAGCCCGGAGCCGGCCGGTATCGAGGGTCCCATTCAGACGGTGGGTCGCCGCAAGCGCGCCATCGTTCGCGTCGTGCTTAAGCCGGGCACGGGCGAGATTTCCTGCAATGGTCGCAGCCTGGAGGAGTACTTCCCCAACAAGATCCACCAGCAGCTCATCATGAGCCCTCTGGTGCTCTTGGAGCGCACCGGGCAGTTCGATATCAAGGCCAACCTTAAGGGTGGCGGCCCCACCGGACAGGCGGGCGCGCTGCGTCTCGCGATCGCTCGCGCATTGAACAAGTACAACCCGGGCGACCGGCCCGCGCTGAAGAAGGCGGGCTTCCTTACCCGCGACGCGCGTGCTGTGGAGCGCAAGAAGGCCGGCCTGCACAAGGCTCGCCGCGCTCCGCAGTACTCGAAGCGTTAA